Proteins encoded by one window of Myxocyprinus asiaticus isolate MX2 ecotype Aquarium Trade chromosome 35, UBuf_Myxa_2, whole genome shotgun sequence:
- the LOC127426416 gene encoding nicotinamide phosphoribosyltransferase-like, which produces MMAAQDYNFLLATDSYKITHYKQYPPNVSKVYSYFECRHKKGAQFSEVVFFGLQYLLKKYLAGPVITEEKIQEAKVFFQMHFKQSVFDEEGWRKVLEKYDGRLPIRIKAVPEGKIIPRGNVLFTVENTDPDFFWLTNYVETMLVQMWYPITVATISWEFKKILAKHLKATSGSLEGLDIKLHDFGYRGVSSQESAALGGAAHLVNFSSTDTVAGVLMTQRYYGCPMAGFSIPAAEHSTIISWGRSREKEAFECLLDQFPSGPVAVVSDSYDIFKACKHFWGDKLKERVMERSEDSTLIIRPDSGDPAETLLEVLKILEECFGCSLNLMGYKVLPAYLRIIQGDGIDLNSINEILEKLSDEGWSVENVFFGCGSALLQKINRDTLNCAFKCSYVETNGKGLDVYKQPVTDPSKGSKRGRLSLRRNSDGFIETVEGGAGKPEEDMLVTVFENGSILQEYTLDEIRKAAQLWEEDITPAQHNKDDDTTLDIHQKRIMNGVH; this is translated from the exons ATGATGGCAGCTCAGGATTACAATTTTTTACTAGCGACGGACTCATATAAG ATTACCCATTACAAGCAATACCCACCTAATGTCAGTAAGGTGTACTCCTATTTTGAGTGCCGACATAAAAAGGGGGCACAGTTCAGTGAGGTGGTGTTTTTTGGCCTCCAgtatcttctgaagaaatatctAGCAG GTCCAGTCATCACAGAGGAGAAGATACAGGAGGCGAAAGTGTTTTTTCAGATGCACTTTAAACAGTCAGTGTTCGATGAAGAGGGTTGGCGGAAAGTTTTAGAG AAATATGATGGTCGCCTTCCGATCCGTATCAAAGCAGTTCCCGAGGGGAAGATTATTCCCAGAGGGAACGTTCTCTTCACAGTGGAGAACACAGATCCAGATTTCTTCTGGCTCACCAATTATGTTGAG ACTATGCTGGTTCAAATGTGGTACCCAATCACCGTGGCAACAATCTCCTGGGAGTTCAAAAAGATTCTGGCCAAGCATCTGAAGGCCACATCAGGGAGCCTGGAGGGTCTGGACATCAAGCTGCATGATTTCGGCTACAGAGGGGTGTCCTCACAAGAG TCAGCAGCACTTGGTGGAGCTGCTCACCTGGTGAATTTTAGCAGCACAGACACAGTGGCAGGTGTACTCATGACGCAGCGATACTATGGCTGCCCTATGGCTGGATTCTCCATCCCTGCTGCAGAGCACAG CACCATCATCTCCTGGGGCAGGAGCAGAGAGAAGGAAGCATTTGAGTGTCTGCtggaccagttcccctctgggCCTGTAGCTGTGGTTAGCGACAGCTATGACATTTTTAAGGCTTGTAAGCACTTCTGGGGGGACAAGCTGAAAGAGAGGGTGATGGAGAGGAGCGAAGATTCAACTCTCATTATCCGTCCAGACTCCGGGGACCCTGCTGAGACCCTCCTTGAG GTTCTAAAGATTTTGGAGGAGTGCTTTGGCTGTTCTCTGAACTTAATGGGTTACAAGGTGCTCCCAGCATACCTGCGCATTATCCAGGGTGATGGGATTGATCTGAACTCGATTAATGAG ATTCTGGAGAAACTTAGCGATGAGGGCTGGAGTGTAGAGAATGTGTTCTTCGGTTGTGGAAGCGCTCTCCTGCAGAAAATCAACAGAGACACGCTAAACTGCGCTTTCAAGTGCAGCTATGTGGAGACTAATGGCAAAGGC CTGGATGTTTATAAGCAGCCAGTGACAGACCCATCTAAAGGATCCAAGCGTGGTCGTCTCTCTCTGAGAAGAAACTCAGATGGCTTCATAGAGACGGTGGAAGGAGGAGCAGGCAAACCAGAAGAG GACATGTTGGTCACTGTATTTGAGAATGGGAGCATACTGCAGGAATACACTCTGGATGAGATCCGTAAAGCTGCTCAGCTTTGGGAGGAGGACATAACCCCTGCCCAGCACAACAAAGATGATGACACTACTCTGGATATCCACCAAAAACGCATCATGAATGGTGTGCATTAA